The following DNA comes from Agromyces mangrovi.
TCGGGACGCGCCTGGCTGCGGGGGAGACGATCAACACCGTGATCGTGACCGACGACTACGGCACCATCGCGAGGGGTCAGCCGATCGTCACGCTGCGCCGCCCGAGCAGGCTGGACATGGACGACTTCCTGTCGAGGTTCCACCGCGGGGAGCGCGTGGGCTAGCGACGCGCATCGCCCCTGTTGTGCGGAAGCCGGCTGTGGGAGGATGCGCGCAGGAGCGCAGCGGTCGCCGTTCGACCGCTCCGGGGCGGGGCGTCACCTCGACCCGAGGACGTCGCGACGACATGGCACAGGGGCTCGCGCGACCGACCGCTTCCTCGAGATCAAGGGAGATATCGATGGGTACGGAGAACCTCGCGATCGTGGTCGGCTCGTACGACGATGCATCCGCTGCATCGGACGACTACCGGGCGCTTCGCAACGGGCAGGACTCGGGCGGCTACGAGATCAGGGGCGCGGTCGTGCTCACCCGCGACAAGGACGGCGGGGTGCGGGTCGAGGAACACGGTGACAAGACGGTCGGTCACGGCGCGGCCTGGGGTGCCGGCGCAGGAGTCGTGGTGGGCCTGTTCGCGCCGCCGCTGCTCGCGGCGACGGCGGTGGGCGCCGGCATCGGCGCGATCCTCGGCAAGATCCGGAAGAACCGCGACGAGAAGCAGTTCGGCGTCGACGTCGACGAGTACCTCGCGCCGGGCACGTCCGCGGTCGTCGCCGTGGTCGACGACAAGTGGGCCGACAAGGTCGAGAAGGCGCTCATCCGCTCCGAGAAGCGCATCAACAAGGCGATCGACTCGGACGACTACGAGAAGCTTCGCAAGGCGATCGACGACTCGGCCGACGACATCGTCGAGCAGCTGAACGCGTAGACGGGAAAGCGGAGCCAGAAGTCCGGAAAATGGCGGAGGATAGGGGATTCGAACCCCTGAGGGCTTGCACCCAACACGCTTTCCAAGCGTGCGCCATAGGCCACTAGGCGAATCCTCCAGGGCGGGCGTGAACCCGGCCGCCGACCATCCTAACCGACCACCGGCCTCCGGCCCGCATCGAGCGGGACCGGGGTCCGGGTGAGCGGATGCGCCGTTCGCCCTCGGCACCCGCTTGAGCTCGCGGTACCCTGATTCCATGTCACTGCTCGAGCGCATCGTCGTGGACCCCGATGTCGTCCACGGTCGCCCGGCGATCCGCGGGACGAGGGTGCGCGTGTCGGACGTCCTTGCGCTCCTCGCCGCCGGCGCGCCGGAGTCGGAGATTCTCGAGGACTACCCGTACCTGACCGCCGAGGACATTCGTGCGTGTCTCGAGTACGCCGCCGCGCAGGCCGACCACACGATCGTGCTCGCGTCCTGACGGTGCGCTTCCTCGTCGAGGACGGCAACAGGCTCATCGAGTTGCGCTGATCCGGTGATCGAGCGGCGCCCGAAGACACAGGGCGAGCGGATGCGACGAGCTATCGCAGCGCGCCCACCGCCTCGCCCACCGTGGTGTCGCCCGACACGAGGTCGAACTGCCAGCGCACGCCCGCGCCCGACACGAGCAGCTCGGCGATGACGGCGGCCACGTCGTCGCGCGGAATCTCCCCGTACGAGACCGACTCGCCGATCGTCACCGCACCCGTCGCGGGCTCGTTGGTCAGGCGCCCGGGGCGCACGATGGTCCACTCGAGCGAGGTCTCGCGCAGCCGGGCATCCGCCTCGCTCTTGGCCCGCAGGTAGATCTGGAAGATGTCGTCGGAGTCGGCCTCGTAGCGGTCCGCGCTCATGGCCGAGATCTGCACGAGGCGGGGCACGCCGGCCTGCACGGCGGCGTCGGCGAGCAGCACGGATGCGTCGCGGTCGACGGTGCCCTTGCGCTCGGGCGTGCTGCCGGGGCCGGCGCCCGCCGCGAAGACCGCGGCGTCGGCGCCCGCGAGCACGCGCGCGAGCGCGTCGGCGTCGGTGGACTCGAGGTCGAGCAGCACGGGCTGGGCGCCCGCGGCCACGACATCGGACTCGTGCGACGGGTTGCGGATGAGGGCGACCGGCTCGTGCCCGGCGTCCGCGAGACGACGCTCGAGGAGCAGGGCGATCTGGCCGTGGCCGCCGGCGATGACGATGCGCATGCCGCCAGTCAACGACGCGCCCGCCTCGCGCGCAACCGCCTCCGCCTTCGGCGAACAGCACGCTCCGGCTCGGGTAGACTGGTCCTCGGCTCCCCGCGTGGCGCCATCCAGGCCAACTCCCCCAGGGCGGAGACGCAGCAAGGGTAACCGGGCTCTGGCGGGTGCGCGGGGAGTC
Coding sequences within:
- a CDS encoding NAD(P)H-binding protein → MRIVIAGGHGQIALLLERRLADAGHEPVALIRNPSHESDVVAAGAQPVLLDLESTDADALARVLAGADAAVFAAGAGPGSTPERKGTVDRDASVLLADAAVQAGVPRLVQISAMSADRYEADSDDIFQIYLRAKSEADARLRETSLEWTIVRPGRLTNEPATGAVTIGESVSYGEIPRDDVAAVIAELLVSGAGVRWQFDLVSGDTTVGEAVGALR
- a CDS encoding DUF433 domain-containing protein, whose amino-acid sequence is MSLLERIVVDPDVVHGRPAIRGTRVRVSDVLALLAAGAPESEILEDYPYLTAEDIRACLEYAAAQADHTIVLAS
- a CDS encoding DUF1269 domain-containing protein; the encoded protein is MGTENLAIVVGSYDDASAASDDYRALRNGQDSGGYEIRGAVVLTRDKDGGVRVEEHGDKTVGHGAAWGAGAGVVVGLFAPPLLAATAVGAGIGAILGKIRKNRDEKQFGVDVDEYLAPGTSAVVAVVDDKWADKVEKALIRSEKRINKAIDSDDYEKLRKAIDDSADDIVEQLNA